A genome region from Wielerella bovis includes the following:
- the trpC gene encoding indole-3-glycerol phosphate synthase TrpC, with protein MSDILQKILATKAQEVAAQKAAISLDDIKRMAHDTEPPRDFIGAITAKHQLNQPAIIAEIKKASPSKGLIRPDFRPADHARDYEAAGVACLSVLTDEPYFQGSPDYLRQARAAVSLPVLRKDFMIDEYQVYQARAWGADAILLIAAALDEATLLHLERTAHELGMAVLLELHDASELAKCAKMNTILRGVNNRNLRTFDVDLQQTIQLLPHLSGCITVTESGIRDKQDVDFMREQGVHTFLIGETFMRADDITAEVRKLF; from the coding sequence ATGTCTGATATTCTACAAAAAATTCTCGCTACCAAAGCCCAAGAAGTTGCCGCGCAAAAAGCCGCTATTTCTTTGGACGACATCAAACGCATGGCACACGATACCGAACCGCCACGCGATTTCATTGGCGCGATTACCGCCAAACATCAACTCAATCAACCCGCTATTATCGCCGAAATCAAAAAAGCCAGTCCGTCCAAAGGCTTGATTCGTCCCGATTTTCGTCCTGCCGACCATGCGCGTGATTACGAAGCGGCAGGCGTGGCGTGTTTATCCGTTTTGACCGATGAGCCGTATTTTCAAGGCTCGCCCGATTATTTGCGCCAAGCACGCGCCGCCGTATCGCTACCCGTGTTACGCAAAGATTTTATGATTGATGAATACCAAGTCTATCAAGCGCGAGCATGGGGCGCAGATGCGATTTTATTGATTGCAGCAGCATTGGACGAAGCGACTTTACTGCATTTGGAACGCACGGCACACGAGTTGGGCATGGCGGTTTTGCTGGAATTGCACGATGCGAGCGAGTTGGCAAAATGCGCCAAAATGAACACCATTTTGCGCGGCGTAAACAACCGCAATCTGCGGACATTTGACGTAGATTTGCAGCAAACGATTCAACTGCTGCCGCATCTTTCAGGCTGCATTACCGTTACTGAAAGCGGTATTCGCGATAAACAAGATGTAGATTTTATGCGTGAACAAGGCGTGCATACTTTTCTCATCGGCGAAACGTTTATGCGTGCAGACGATATTACCGCCGAAGTTCGGAAGCTATTTTAA
- a CDS encoding lysozyme inhibitor LprI family protein, protein MTKQTLIAATCAALLLSACSNKEENTAVASSAAVATDCNHPTVATQVQQIIQQAIATQSQGFINKNDSNGILDSDKLIAIVAQLGINISDVQAGKMPHTCEAQVSINIPENVLAQAKTNAPLLQIEAPVDVITKGIIGSNTKFDNNTLSLPLNYSMQNNQFALTDKNLNGVANLLTDALMAYAVRDLLTVNGKEIRREDALRMLTKSAEPKPNTASTPAVVPQIKQVEPIGEPIPTPPADVQMPKEEVIPAESQPAENANAQTQPETLTPPDSKPQSRITDNDLDNARQANDDATQNIKGAWRKIAPEIQKDLVAEQREWESKKRQSCRSAAAKGADAAESRYLQMQCDTRMTRERIEYLNGYSID, encoded by the coding sequence ATGACGAAACAAACCCTTATTGCTGCTACTTGCGCTGCCTTGCTTTTGTCCGCCTGTTCTAATAAAGAAGAAAACACCGCCGTGGCATCTAGCGCAGCTGTGGCAACAGATTGTAATCATCCTACTGTTGCTACACAGGTTCAACAAATCATTCAGCAAGCCATCGCAACACAATCACAAGGTTTTATCAATAAAAATGACAGCAATGGTATTTTGGATTCGGATAAACTCATCGCCATTGTAGCGCAATTAGGCATCAATATAAGCGATGTTCAAGCAGGTAAAATGCCCCATACTTGTGAAGCCCAAGTCAGCATTAACATTCCAGAAAACGTGTTGGCGCAAGCCAAAACCAATGCACCTTTGTTGCAAATTGAAGCACCCGTAGATGTCATTACCAAAGGCATCATTGGCAGCAACACAAAATTTGACAACAATACCTTATCTCTACCTTTGAATTACTCCATGCAAAACAATCAATTTGCATTGACCGATAAAAATTTAAATGGTGTGGCAAATCTGCTGACCGATGCACTTATGGCCTATGCGGTGCGTGATTTGCTGACTGTTAATGGCAAAGAAATCCGCCGCGAAGATGCTTTGCGTATGCTGACAAAATCAGCCGAGCCCAAACCCAATACCGCATCAACGCCCGCTGTAGTACCCCAAATTAAACAAGTAGAGCCGATTGGCGAACCAATTCCTACACCACCTGCCGATGTGCAAATGCCAAAAGAGGAAGTTATACCAGCAGAATCTCAACCTGCTGAAAATGCAAACGCACAAACGCAGCCTGAAACCTTAACGCCTCCTGACAGCAAACCACAAAGTCGCATTACCGATAATGATTTGGATAATGCGCGCCAAGCCAATGATGATGCCACACAAAACATCAAAGGCGCATGGCGTAAAATTGCGCCCGAAATCCAAAAAGATTTGGTGGCAGAACAACGTGAATGGGAAAGTAAAAAACGCCAATCATGCCGTAGCGCAGCCGCCAAAGGTGCGGACGCAGCCGAAAGTCGTTATTTGCAAATGCAATGCGATACTCGTATGACACGCGAACGCATAGAATACTTAAATGGTTACAGCATTGATTAA
- the gltS gene encoding sodium/glutamate symporter — MEPIILNGYYTLIAATLVLLLGRILVKNIKFLRDFNIPEPVSGGLIAAAIITTLYYTAGITFQFESALQTTFMLIFFSSIGLSADFSRLKQGGFPLVAFLIIVSIFIVLQNFVGIGLATLMGQNPLVGLLTGSITLTGGHGTGAAYGKTLSEQFGVQGAVEMAMVSATYGLVAGGLVGGPVARHLLNKMGHKPLADEVDSGDLKGEYDNQTFEKSARMRLITAESAIETMALFAACLAFSSFAYGYMTEHFPNFKLPQFVWALGFGVLLRNALTGMFKFDMFDRAIDVFGNASLSLFLAIALMSMKLWQLAGMAGPLLVILLAQTAAMILYAYFVTFRFMGKDYDAAILTAGHCGFGLGATPTAVANMQSVTGTFGPSHKAFLIVPLVGAFFIDLVNAAILDRMMAFFG; from the coding sequence ATGGAACCAATTATTTTGAATGGCTACTACACGCTCATTGCGGCAACATTGGTTTTGTTGCTGGGGCGCATATTGGTAAAGAATATCAAATTTTTGCGCGATTTCAATATTCCTGAACCGGTTTCGGGTGGTTTGATTGCAGCTGCTATTATCACAACACTATATTACACGGCAGGCATTACTTTCCAGTTTGAATCCGCTTTGCAAACAACTTTCATGTTGATTTTTTTCTCATCAATCGGCTTATCTGCCGATTTCTCGCGTTTGAAACAAGGTGGTTTTCCATTAGTTGCTTTCTTGATTATTGTGAGTATCTTTATTGTGTTGCAAAACTTTGTTGGAATTGGTTTGGCAACTTTAATGGGACAAAATCCTTTGGTTGGTTTATTAACAGGTTCTATCACATTAACAGGTGGTCATGGTACAGGTGCGGCATACGGTAAAACTTTGTCTGAACAATTTGGTGTGCAAGGCGCGGTAGAAATGGCTATGGTTTCTGCGACTTATGGCTTGGTAGCAGGTGGTTTGGTTGGTGGTCCAGTAGCACGTCATTTGTTAAATAAAATGGGTCATAAACCTTTGGCAGATGAGGTGGATTCTGGAGACCTTAAAGGCGAATACGATAATCAAACATTTGAAAAATCTGCACGCATGCGTTTGATTACTGCGGAATCTGCGATTGAAACAATGGCTTTGTTTGCTGCTTGCTTGGCATTCTCATCATTTGCATACGGTTATATGACTGAACACTTTCCAAACTTTAAATTACCACAATTCGTATGGGCATTAGGTTTTGGCGTATTATTGCGTAATGCACTGACAGGTATGTTTAAATTTGATATGTTTGACCGCGCGATTGACGTGTTTGGTAACGCATCATTGAGTTTATTCTTGGCAATAGCATTGATGAGCATGAAATTGTGGCAACTGGCTGGCATGGCAGGTCCATTGTTGGTTATCTTGTTGGCACAAACTGCGGCTATGATTTTATATGCTTACTTTGTTACTTTCCGTTTCATGGGTAAAGACTACGATGCTGCCATTTTGACAGCAGGACATTGTGGCTTTGGTTTGGGTGCAACGCCAACCGCGGTTGCCAATATGCAATCAGTAACAGGGACATTCGGTCCATCACATAAAGCGTTTTTGATTGTGCCACTGGTCGGCGCATTCTTCATTGACTTGGTCAATGCTGCTATTCTTGACCGTATGATGGCATTTTTTGGTTAA
- a CDS encoding lipid A biosynthesis lauroyl acyltransferase: MKFAFLFLKFLSRFPVSTLQKIARVVGFLCYWLVVPRRKVGQRNLALCFPEKSAAEREQILREHFYHMALLVLEYGRYWYADAGSLKNAVRYQDKEILDKALANKEKVILLYPHFTAFEAAVYALNQDVALTSVYSHQKNVELDKQILHGRHRYNNVFLIGRTEGLRAIIKHIRNSDAPFLYLPDQDFGAKDSIFVDFMGVQAATITGLSRIAKMTDAKVIPAIPTRENDGTVTLQFYPAWDNFPSEDVMADTQRMNDFIAERIREQPAQYYWLHKRFKTRPEGEVSVY, encoded by the coding sequence ATGAAATTTGCCTTTCTTTTTCTCAAATTCCTGTCCCGATTTCCTGTTAGCACGCTGCAAAAAATAGCGCGTGTTGTCGGTTTTTTGTGTTATTGGCTGGTTGTGCCGCGCCGCAAAGTCGGGCAGCGCAATTTGGCACTGTGTTTCCCCGAAAAATCCGCCGCCGAACGCGAACAAATTTTGCGTGAACATTTTTATCATATGGCATTATTGGTATTGGAATATGGGCGATATTGGTATGCCGATGCAGGCAGCCTGAAAAATGCCGTGCGCTATCAAGATAAAGAAATTTTGGATAAGGCATTGGCAAATAAAGAAAAAGTGATTTTGTTGTATCCGCATTTTACTGCGTTTGAAGCCGCCGTTTACGCGCTCAATCAAGACGTGGCATTGACCAGCGTGTATTCGCACCAAAAAAATGTTGAGCTGGATAAACAAATTTTGCATGGACGACACCGCTACAACAATGTCTTTTTGATTGGGCGCACCGAAGGTTTACGCGCCATTATCAAACACATTCGCAACAGCGATGCGCCTTTTTTGTATTTGCCTGACCAAGATTTTGGCGCGAAAGACAGTATTTTTGTGGATTTTATGGGCGTTCAGGCTGCCACGATTACAGGTTTGTCGCGCATCGCCAAAATGACCGATGCCAAAGTGATTCCCGCCATTCCCACGCGCGAAAACGATGGCACGGTAACATTGCAGTTTTATCCCGCGTGGGACAATTTCCCCAGCGAAGATGTTATGGCAGATACACAGCGCATGAATGATTTTATCGCCGAGCGTATTCGTGAACAGCCAGCGCAATATTATTGGCTACACAAACGCTTCAAAACCCGTCCCGAAGGCGAAGTTTCTGTTTATTAA
- a CDS encoding SanA/YdcF family protein: MVTALINIVKKGSLKMWYALFILLSGCLIVYAIRCYTAYVTAPYLFDNPAQLSTQKTALLLGTNPKLKDGRNNLYFDYRIRAAADLYHANKIRYIIVSGDNRKNSYNEPDYMKAALIAQGIPAERIYPDYAGIRTLDSVLRAHAIFGQQRLIIISQKFHNERAVYLAQAHGIEAYGYNATDVDVYNGFKTQLREYGARVKMLLDVWTGKTARHGGDKIVIPE, translated from the coding sequence ATGGTTACAGCATTGATTAATATTGTAAAAAAAGGCAGCCTGAAAATGTGGTATGCATTGTTTATCTTGCTTTCAGGCTGCCTGATTGTGTACGCTATTCGTTGTTACACCGCATACGTTACTGCCCCCTATTTGTTTGATAATCCAGCCCAGTTGTCCACGCAAAAAACCGCCTTGCTACTGGGTACCAACCCCAAACTCAAAGATGGGCGCAATAATTTGTATTTTGACTACCGCATTCGCGCCGCAGCCGATTTGTATCACGCAAACAAAATCCGCTACATCATCGTCAGCGGCGACAATCGCAAAAACAGCTACAACGAACCCGATTACATGAAAGCCGCGCTCATCGCACAAGGCATTCCTGCAGAACGGATTTATCCCGATTACGCAGGCATTCGCACTTTGGATTCCGTGTTGCGCGCGCACGCAATTTTTGGGCAACAGCGTCTCATCATTATTTCGCAAAAATTTCACAACGAACGCGCGGTGTATCTGGCGCAAGCACATGGCATAGAAGCCTACGGCTACAACGCCACCGATGTGGATGTGTATAACGGTTTCAAAACCCAACTGCGTGAATATGGCGCGCGAGTCAAAATGCTGCTGGACGTGTGGACAGGCAAAACCGCGCGACATGGCGGCGACAAAATCGTCATACCCGAATAA